A genomic window from Clostridium aceticum includes:
- a CDS encoding class I SAM-dependent methyltransferase, whose product MLKHINFESCKCIVEYGAGTGIFTKQIVSKKKKDTTFISFELNKNLFDIVKTLHDPENNVYIINDSAENLINYLVKQGIGEVDFVISGLPFAVLSKEVSQKILTNTYQTLSERGKFVTFQYSLQFLNILKGVFPEVKLGIQLFNIPPAFIYQCKK is encoded by the coding sequence ATGCTGAAACATATTAATTTTGAAAGCTGTAAATGTATTGTGGAGTACGGAGCCGGAACGGGTATATTTACAAAACAAATAGTTAGTAAAAAGAAAAAAGATACTACGTTTATATCCTTCGAATTGAATAAGAATTTGTTTGACATAGTAAAAACCCTACATGATCCTGAGAATAATGTTTATATAATAAACGATTCTGCTGAGAATTTGATAAATTACTTAGTGAAGCAAGGTATTGGAGAAGTGGACTTTGTTATCTCTGGCTTACCCTTTGCAGTTTTATCCAAGGAGGTAAGTCAGAAGATACTTACTAATACTTACCAAACACTTAGTGAGAGAGGGAAATTTGTAACGTTCCAATACTCATTACAGTTCCTAAACATTTTAAAAGGGGTGTTTCCAGAAGTTAAGCTAGGAATTCAACTATTCAACATACCTCCAGCTTTTATTTATCAGTGTAAAAAATAA
- a CDS encoding TRAP transporter substrate-binding protein, translated as MKKLVSILLVLVVLLVAATGCSNNSTTDTSNSGDTSAEGSKDPIIIKYGLIAPESHSQTQAAIKFGEYIEKESQGELKLEVYPNALLGGDVQLTEAVALGTIQMALPATSTLVMYSPMFGALDMPFMFSDTEKAFEALEGEVGQLLNKELERVGIKNAGYSFNGVRNITNNVRPITEPDDLRGVKMRVMESPIFIDMFTLLGTNPTPISFGELFTALQQKTVDGQENAASLVYDSRFQEVQSYMSLTKHVYGFCANIINKDFYNGLSDEHKAIIDEGAKIWLVDWQIAEEDGNDANYIQKLIDDGMEINEISEENHKKFADAVAPMYEKYRDQMGDEIFNLLEEYR; from the coding sequence ATGAAAAAGTTAGTAAGTATATTGTTGGTATTGGTAGTATTATTAGTTGCTGCAACAGGATGCAGCAATAATTCTACAACTGATACATCCAACAGCGGAGATACAAGTGCAGAAGGAAGCAAAGATCCAATTATAATTAAATATGGTTTGATCGCACCAGAGTCCCATTCACAAACTCAAGCAGCTATTAAATTTGGAGAATACATAGAAAAAGAATCCCAGGGAGAACTGAAGTTAGAAGTGTATCCCAATGCTTTACTAGGTGGAGATGTCCAGTTGACAGAGGCGGTAGCTTTAGGAACGATTCAAATGGCACTACCTGCAACTTCTACATTGGTTATGTACTCTCCTATGTTTGGTGCATTGGACATGCCATTTATGTTTTCAGATACTGAAAAAGCATTTGAGGCACTTGAAGGAGAAGTTGGTCAATTGTTAAATAAGGAACTTGAAAGAGTTGGAATCAAAAACGCAGGATATAGTTTTAATGGTGTGAGAAATATAACAAACAATGTAAGACCTATCACAGAACCAGATGACCTGAGGGGTGTAAAAATGAGGGTTATGGAAAGTCCAATATTTATAGATATGTTTACTTTACTAGGAACCAATCCTACGCCTATAAGTTTCGGAGAACTATTTACAGCATTGCAACAAAAAACTGTTGATGGACAAGAAAATGCTGCATCTTTGGTATATGATTCTAGATTTCAAGAGGTGCAAAGCTATATGAGTCTGACGAAACACGTTTATGGTTTCTGTGCAAATATAATAAATAAAGATTTTTATAACGGATTATCAGATGAGCATAAAGCAATTATTGACGAGGGTGCTAAGATATGGTTGGTTGATTGGCAGATAGCGGAAGAAGATGGTAATGATGCTAACTACATTCAGAAGTTAATAGATGATGGCATGGAGATTAATGAAATTTCTGAAGAAAATCATAAAAAGTTTGCGGATGCTGTAGCACCGATGTATGAAAAGTATAGAGACCAAATGGGTGATGAAATATTTAATTTATTAGAAGAGTATAGATAG
- a CDS encoding TRAP transporter small permease, which translates to MKNILEKIINFYNKAEEYILVVSLAFTVILVFIQVVMRYIFNQSLSWSEELCRYIFVWQVWLGASLGFRTNNHIAIEMIYDKLKGKSKIIYSLVSNSITLAFNIFLVRYGFQLVETMITRGTVSSGMRMPLYIVYLSVPVSSLAIVFRIIGKMYNDAKGFIPIKSEGSKV; encoded by the coding sequence ATGAAAAATATTCTTGAAAAAATAATAAACTTTTATAATAAGGCAGAAGAGTACATATTGGTTGTAAGTCTAGCTTTTACAGTAATATTAGTATTTATTCAAGTTGTTATGAGATATATATTTAATCAATCTCTTTCATGGAGTGAAGAATTATGTAGATATATTTTTGTTTGGCAAGTTTGGCTAGGTGCTAGTTTGGGATTTAGGACCAATAACCATATTGCTATTGAGATGATCTATGATAAGTTGAAGGGTAAAAGTAAGATTATATATAGTTTAGTAAGCAATAGTATTACGTTAGCTTTTAATATATTTCTAGTTAGGTATGGGTTTCAGTTAGTAGAAACGATGATTACTAGAGGCACAGTTTCCTCAGGAATGAGAATGCCTTTATATATTGTGTATCTAAGTGTTCCGGTAAGCTCTTTAGCCATAGTATTTAGAATAATTGGAAAGATGTATAATGATGCTAAAGGATTCATACCAATAAAATCTGAAGGGAGTAAAGTTTAA
- a CDS encoding TRAP transporter large permease, which yields MEATIFLFSSFFILLFLAIPIGYAIGVATLLTMMNFSNIPLIMISQNAVSGIDSFPLMAIPFFIFAGNIMSTGGVAKRLIEFFNLLLRKRTGALGMVTIVACMFFAAISGSAMATTAAIGGFMIPEMEKRGYSKAYSASLAAAAGTIGVIIPPSIPFVLYGVVTGNSISDLFIAGMIPGILMGLALMTVNYVVSKKNGNLGDKNAPSLSLKEFLKAFNDAIWAILTPVIILGGIYGGVFTPTEAAVVACVYATIVSVVIYKELTFKQLYKTLFTSMEVNGTTVFMVGLSTVFATFLTMEQIPAMLAEAILNLTSNKIIVLLLINILLLVVGCFIDNIPATIILAPILLPVVRQLGMSATQFGVMLTLNLAIGFVTPPYGINLFVAQAVAGVKMEQMVKYIKWLILALFIVLVLTTYFEPTTMFLVKLFKG from the coding sequence ATGGAAGCTACTATATTTTTATTTTCTTCATTTTTTATTTTATTATTTTTAGCGATACCGATAGGATATGCCATTGGTGTTGCTACGTTATTAACTATGATGAATTTTTCAAACATCCCATTAATAATGATTAGCCAAAATGCCGTAAGTGGGATTGACTCATTTCCTTTGATGGCAATACCCTTCTTTATTTTTGCTGGAAATATAATGAGTACAGGTGGGGTTGCAAAGCGTCTTATAGAGTTTTTTAACTTATTATTGAGAAAAAGAACCGGTGCTTTAGGAATGGTAACAATCGTGGCTTGTATGTTCTTTGCAGCTATTTCTGGTTCAGCGATGGCGACTACAGCAGCAATCGGGGGTTTTATGATACCCGAAATGGAAAAAAGAGGTTATAGTAAAGCCTACAGTGCTTCTTTGGCTGCAGCAGCCGGTACGATAGGTGTCATTATTCCTCCGAGTATACCTTTTGTATTATATGGTGTTGTTACAGGAAATTCCATTAGCGATCTGTTCATAGCGGGGATGATACCAGGAATATTAATGGGTTTAGCACTAATGACTGTTAATTATGTTGTATCTAAGAAAAATGGCAATCTAGGAGATAAAAATGCACCGTCTTTATCCCTAAAAGAATTCTTAAAAGCTTTTAATGATGCAATATGGGCCATTCTAACCCCTGTAATTATCTTAGGAGGAATTTATGGAGGAGTTTTTACACCAACAGAAGCAGCTGTTGTAGCATGTGTATATGCAACTATTGTCAGCGTTGTTATATATAAAGAGTTAACGTTTAAACAACTCTACAAAACTTTATTCACCAGTATGGAAGTCAATGGTACTACTGTATTTATGGTGGGGCTTTCAACTGTATTCGCAACCTTTTTAACCATGGAACAAATACCAGCGATGTTAGCTGAGGCAATCCTCAATCTTACATCCAATAAAATAATTGTACTATTATTAATAAATATTTTGCTATTAGTGGTAGGGTGTTTTATCGATAATATACCTGCTACGATAATATTAGCACCAATATTATTGCCAGTAGTAAGGCAGCTAGGCATGAGTGCTACACAATTCGGGGTTATGTTGACTTTGAACTTAGCCATTGGATTTGTAACCCCCCCTTATGGAATCAACCTATTTGTAGCTCAAGCTGTAGCTGGTGTGAAAATGGAACAAATGGTTAAATACATCAAGTGGCTAATCCTAGCATTATTTATTGTATTAGTGCTTACTACGTATTTTGAACCAACAACTATGTTTTTAGTAAAACTTTTTAAAGGTTAA
- a CDS encoding lactate racemase domain-containing protein — MPILLEEDSNILLPKMHKVRQIFEKEGLEDIESIITSEAKKESIVSIIKPGQKVAVAVGSRGIKNLKEIVKLTIDNIKAMGANPYIISAMGSHGGGTEKGQREILYGYGINEEDMGVPVITKTDVVHLGKTKKGINVYFDKTAYEADVVVPINRIKLHTDFVADIQSGLCKMLVIGLGNHIGCSAIHEEEFEFFGEIIKEAASMIMAKAKIGFGVAILENAYDKTSKIEFIPAKELIPREIELVKIAKKNMPILMIPKIDILIVEEIGKNISGAGYDPNILGKSYILKDFVLEVPEINKMILLDISEESHGNAIGMGIFDIITKKVFEQLDFESIYTNGIAIKCIDDCKIPLIAKNQDEAIKIAIKVLRGVDKKNLKIVKIKNTLELEYIEVSDALLEYVKSDSRLELGSFDL; from the coding sequence ATGCCTATATTGCTTGAAGAAGATTCAAATATTCTTCTACCAAAGATGCATAAGGTTAGACAAATTTTTGAAAAGGAAGGGTTAGAAGATATTGAAAGTATCATAACTTCTGAAGCGAAAAAAGAATCTATTGTATCTATTATCAAACCAGGGCAGAAGGTTGCAGTTGCTGTAGGAAGTAGAGGCATAAAAAATTTAAAAGAAATAGTAAAACTAACAATAGATAATATAAAAGCAATGGGAGCAAATCCCTATATAATTTCTGCAATGGGAAGTCATGGCGGAGGAACGGAGAAGGGTCAAAGAGAAATACTTTATGGTTATGGGATCAATGAAGAAGATATGGGGGTACCGGTAATTACAAAAACAGATGTTGTTCATCTTGGCAAGACAAAAAAAGGTATTAACGTGTACTTTGATAAGACAGCATATGAAGCTGATGTAGTGGTGCCTATAAATAGAATAAAGCTGCATACAGATTTTGTTGCAGACATACAGAGTGGACTATGTAAAATGTTAGTTATAGGGCTAGGAAATCATATAGGTTGCTCCGCTATTCATGAGGAAGAATTTGAATTCTTTGGAGAAATCATCAAAGAAGCTGCTTCAATGATAATGGCAAAGGCAAAGATTGGATTTGGTGTAGCAATATTAGAGAATGCCTATGATAAAACATCAAAAATTGAATTTATCCCTGCTAAAGAGCTAATTCCTAGAGAAATTGAGTTAGTTAAAATTGCTAAAAAGAACATGCCAATACTGATGATTCCTAAAATAGATATATTAATTGTGGAGGAAATAGGTAAAAACATCTCGGGTGCAGGATATGATCCAAATATATTAGGAAAAAGTTATATTTTAAAAGACTTTGTTTTAGAAGTTCCTGAGATAAATAAAATGATCTTATTAGATATATCGGAAGAATCCCATGGCAATGCCATAGGTATGGGAATATTTGATATTATAACAAAGAAAGTATTTGAACAATTAGACTTTGAGTCAATTTATACAAACGGAATAGCTATTAAGTGTATTGATGATTGCAAAATACCTTTGATAGCTAAAAATCAAGATGAGGCTATAAAAATAGCCATTAAAGTACTTAGGGGAGTAGATAAAAAGAATTTAAAAATTGTAAAAATTAAAAACACCCTAGAGTTGGAATATATCGAGGTTTCAGATGCATTATTAGAATATGTAAAAAGTGATAGTAGGTTGGAATTAGGTTCATTCGATCTATGA
- a CDS encoding aconitase X catalytic domain-containing protein — protein sequence MKLTKEQQDMLDGKYGEGTAIAMKIQVAIGESFDANRLVPITRAHVALSNQEADLWFAEKLLNAGAKCRVAPTVNPGFCLSFFKNKEMVSEKDAELMQKTHDAYQGLGAVLSYNCTPYIDTNVPNYGEVIAFSESSATPYVNSIWGARSNREGANSALCAAITGFVPEYGLLFDENRKGDILVEVKADIKTDFDYHILGMLGKKIGKGIPVFVGLPKYISKEALRNLGAELNTSGAYGMYHIVGFTPEAPTVEAAFGGKAPKRKVTITNEDMKAILEEISLEGNREIDFVMFGCPHFTLEEVKHISERIEGKKLKKEMWILTSSHVKEMAERMGLDKIILESGGFIVPDTCPDQPCWRHLNGKIGVTESPKCAYYPQRRGIHFVIRDLDTCINAAITGEVN from the coding sequence ATGAAGTTAACGAAAGAACAACAGGATATGCTAGATGGTAAATATGGTGAAGGTACAGCTATTGCGATGAAAATTCAAGTAGCTATTGGCGAATCCTTTGATGCAAACAGGCTAGTACCAATAACTAGAGCACATGTTGCTTTAAGTAATCAAGAAGCAGACTTATGGTTTGCAGAAAAATTATTAAATGCAGGTGCAAAATGTAGAGTTGCTCCAACCGTCAATCCAGGATTTTGTTTATCATTTTTTAAAAATAAAGAGATGGTTTCTGAAAAGGATGCAGAATTAATGCAAAAAACCCATGATGCTTATCAGGGATTAGGAGCAGTTTTAAGCTATAACTGTACACCATATATAGATACGAATGTACCTAACTATGGGGAAGTAATTGCATTCTCAGAGTCAAGTGCGACTCCGTATGTAAATTCAATTTGGGGTGCAAGAAGCAATAGAGAGGGAGCAAACAGTGCGCTTTGCGCAGCTATTACTGGGTTTGTACCTGAATATGGACTGCTATTTGATGAAAATAGGAAAGGGGATATCTTAGTAGAAGTAAAGGCAGATATAAAGACAGATTTTGATTACCATATACTAGGTATGCTTGGGAAAAAAATAGGAAAAGGAATTCCTGTATTTGTAGGATTACCTAAATATATCTCGAAAGAAGCCTTAAGAAATTTAGGCGCTGAATTAAACACCTCTGGTGCGTATGGAATGTACCATATAGTAGGTTTCACTCCTGAAGCACCAACGGTAGAGGCTGCCTTTGGTGGAAAAGCACCGAAAAGAAAAGTTACCATCACTAATGAAGATATGAAAGCTATTCTAGAAGAAATCTCACTAGAAGGAAACAGAGAAATCGATTTTGTCATGTTTGGTTGCCCTCATTTTACCTTAGAAGAAGTTAAACATATTTCGGAAAGAATAGAGGGTAAAAAACTAAAAAAAGAAATGTGGATACTTACATCAAGCCATGTTAAAGAAATGGCTGAAAGAATGGGGTTAGATAAAATAATTTTAGAGTCGGGGGGATTTATCGTACCAGATACTTGTCCAGACCAACCCTGTTGGAGACACTTAAATGGGAAAATAGGCGTAACAGAGTCACCGAAGTGTGCATACTATCCACAAAGACGAGGTATACATTTTGTAATTAGAGACTTAGATACTTGTATAAATGCTGCAATAACAGGCGAGGTGAATTAA
- a CDS encoding aconitase X swivel domain-containing protein → MENKKFSCHKISEGVAEAEAILSKDDIMFYLIEPETGKVIEQAHDLEGRSIAQKILIFPSGKGSSVVQADGLYQLNQRENAPKAMIIQHPETVLVSSAIIMEIPMVDKVDPEFYKIVKDGDRIRVDADNGTIEIIG, encoded by the coding sequence ATGGAAAATAAAAAATTTAGTTGTCATAAAATATCAGAAGGTGTTGCGGAAGCTGAAGCAATTCTATCAAAAGACGATATCATGTTCTATCTAATAGAACCAGAAACCGGTAAGGTTATTGAACAAGCTCATGATTTAGAAGGACGATCAATAGCACAAAAGATATTGATTTTTCCTAGTGGAAAAGGAAGTTCAGTAGTACAGGCAGATGGCTTATATCAACTTAATCAAAGAGAGAATGCACCGAAGGCTATGATTATACAACATCCTGAAACTGTACTTGTGTCAAGTGCAATTATCATGGAAATTCCAATGGTAGATAAAGTAGACCCAGAATTTTATAAAATAGTAAAGGATGGAGATAGAATTAGAGTAGATGCAGATAATGGAACGATAGAAATAATTGGATGA
- the tnpA gene encoding IS200/IS605 family transposase, with the protein MELDNNNHSVFLMYYHLIMVVKYRRKVIDYAISEKLKAIFVRISSNYNISMQEWNHETDHVHIFFKAHPNSELSKFINAYKSASSRLVKKEFPDIRKKLWKEYFWSKSFCLLTTGGAPGEVIKRYIESQSEKL; encoded by the coding sequence ATGGAACTAGATAATAATAACCACTCGGTATTCTTGATGTATTATCATCTTATTATGGTGGTGAAATACAGACGTAAAGTAATAGACTATGCTATCTCTGAAAAGTTGAAAGCAATATTTGTGAGAATTTCTTCAAATTATAATATCAGCATGCAAGAATGGAACCACGAGACAGATCATGTGCACATTTTCTTCAAGGCACATCCTAACTCAGAACTATCAAAATTCATCAATGCCTATAAAAGTGCAAGTTCGAGGTTAGTCAAAAAAGAGTTTCCTGACATACGAAAAAAGCTGTGGAAAGAATACTTTTGGTCAAAGAGTTTCTGCTTATTAACCACTGGGGGAGCACCTGGAGAAGTTATAAAAAGATATATCGAAAGCCAAAGTGAAAAACTATGA
- a CDS encoding helix-turn-helix domain-containing protein produces the protein MNKAYKYPVYPNKKQEELIKKTFR, from the coding sequence ATGAACAAAGCCTATAAATATCCAGTGTATCCTAATAAAAAGCAAGAAGAACTCATCAAGAAAACTTTTAGATGA
- a CDS encoding GntR family transcriptional regulator — MIVKTNKNKRKNLAQDAYEKIRDRIYHNEIEPGELINEISIAQELGISRTPVREALRMLASEDILEVKDGVGTYVKMLSFKNIKDIYEVRKALEVIAIKTAIYRITESEIAELEKNFMELERKYNIGALTKEEFASIDMKLHQLIFTKCENNYAKGIFEEMSLKIKQYQYISYESLNDSKESISQHLEMIRLLKNRNLKELIPFIENHIDWSLKSLMMEK; from the coding sequence GTGATAGTAAAAACAAATAAAAATAAAAGAAAAAATTTAGCCCAAGACGCTTATGAAAAAATCAGGGATAGAATTTATCACAATGAGATAGAACCTGGGGAATTAATTAACGAAATTAGTATTGCACAAGAGTTAGGTATAAGCAGAACCCCTGTGAGAGAAGCTCTTAGAATGCTAGCAAGTGAGGATATCCTCGAAGTAAAAGATGGTGTTGGTACTTATGTCAAAATGTTATCTTTTAAAAATATTAAAGATATTTATGAAGTAAGAAAGGCATTAGAAGTGATTGCAATAAAAACTGCAATCTATAGGATAACAGAATCAGAAATTGCTGAACTTGAAAAGAATTTTATGGAACTGGAAAGAAAATATAATATTGGGGCTTTAACAAAGGAAGAATTCGCAAGTATTGATATGAAGCTGCATCAGCTAATTTTTACTAAATGTGAAAATAATTATGCTAAAGGAATATTTGAAGAAATGAGTTTGAAAATCAAACAATATCAATATATATCCTATGAATCCTTAAACGATAGTAAAGAAAGCATATCTCAACACTTGGAAATGATCAGACTATTAAAAAATAGAAACTTAAAAGAATTGATCCCTTTCATAGAAAACCATATTGATTGGTCACTAAAGAGCTTAATGATGGAAAAGTGA
- the yqeC gene encoding selenium cofactor biosynthesis protein YqeC → MELSGYIGLKEKDIVSVVGAGGKTSLMLQLAQDIKKNNGKVLLTTTTKIYVPQKEAYDFICIGQNEFSKYLKINKKGIYVYGSEVNTENKIIGLAEEELDNLVGYFDYTLIEADGAKKKPIKAWDDHEPVVYKGTTKTIGIIDIQTLEMRICENNVHRSEKFCKITSSQEGESITLKHLLDIIIHPQGLFKNAKGERILFVNKTDDIYYLNKAAQLKNKINKYYPKLLNKILIGSIKNKLYYV, encoded by the coding sequence ATGGAACTGTCTGGTTACATTGGGTTAAAAGAAAAAGATATTGTATCAGTTGTAGGGGCAGGGGGAAAAACATCTCTTATGCTCCAATTAGCACAAGATATCAAGAAAAATAATGGTAAAGTCTTGCTGACAACCACAACAAAGATTTATGTTCCACAAAAAGAAGCCTATGATTTTATTTGTATAGGGCAAAATGAATTTTCTAAGTATCTAAAGATCAACAAGAAAGGAATTTATGTTTATGGATCAGAAGTAAATACAGAAAATAAAATCATTGGATTGGCAGAAGAAGAATTAGATAATTTAGTAGGATATTTTGATTATACCTTGATAGAAGCAGATGGTGCTAAAAAGAAGCCCATCAAAGCATGGGATGATCATGAACCTGTTGTATATAAAGGAACTACAAAAACAATAGGAATAATAGATATTCAAACACTTGAGATGAGAATATGTGAAAATAATGTCCACAGAAGTGAGAAGTTTTGTAAAATTACTTCTTCACAGGAAGGAGAAAGTATTACACTTAAACACTTGCTAGATATTATTATACATCCCCAGGGATTATTTAAAAATGCCAAAGGTGAAAGGATATTATTTGTTAATAAAACTGATGATATATATTATTTAAATAAAGCAGCACAATTAAAAAATAAGATCAACAAGTATTATCCCAAGCTTCTAAATAAAATCCTTATTGGAAGTATTAAAAATAAGCTATATTATGTGTAA
- the mocA gene encoding molybdenum cofactor cytidylyltransferase, protein MIAAIIMASGYSRRMKKDKLFLEYRGETLIQQTINKVLQCDFSQTILVARERKILQLGEESGIKVVENKNADRGISESIKLGLTYANGCEGYMFFTADQPFLSTSMIHKLLQCFRENKTYIIVPHYKGRRGNPVIFPQKFKQDLMTLQGDIGGKVIINKYLEEVRFVEIDDEKTLFDVDTQDDYEKILQVGGSGYDI, encoded by the coding sequence ATGATTGCTGCTATTATAATGGCATCAGGTTACTCTAGACGGATGAAAAAGGATAAGCTTTTTTTAGAGTATAGAGGAGAAACTCTGATTCAGCAAACGATTAATAAGGTTTTACAGTGTGATTTTTCACAGACTATTTTAGTGGCTAGAGAAAGAAAAATTCTACAACTTGGGGAAGAAAGTGGGATAAAAGTAGTTGAAAATAAAAATGCAGATCGAGGAATCAGTGAATCCATTAAGTTAGGGCTTACTTATGCCAATGGTTGTGAGGGTTATATGTTTTTTACAGCAGATCAACCTTTTTTGAGTACCAGTATGATCCATAAGCTATTACAATGCTTTAGGGAAAATAAAACTTATATCATTGTTCCCCATTATAAAGGAAGAAGAGGCAACCCTGTTATATTTCCCCAAAAGTTCAAGCAAGACCTTATGACATTACAAGGAGATATAGGGGGGAAAGTCATCATAAATAAATATTTAGAGGAAGTACGCTTTGTAGAAATTGATGATGAAAAAACCTTATTTGACGTTGATACCCAAGATGATTATGAAAAAATATTACAAGTAGGTGGCAGCGGATATGATATTTGA
- the yqeB gene encoding selenium-dependent molybdenum cofactor biosynthesis protein YqeB, with protein MIFDEIIVVRGGGDLATGTIHKLHRCGFRVLVLETPEPTSIRRKVSFSEAIYEGKIQVEGITAVHVKDLNEMMKTWDNKNIPVMIDPKGTYIQKLKARVVVDAILAKKNLGTTKDMAEITIALGPGFTAGVDVDVVIETSRGHNLGRLIFEGEAEKNTGIPGVVGGYSKERVFYSPCDGKIENIKDIGEIVEKDEVIAYVENMPIKATMNGVLRGIIRNRSEVKAGLKIADIDPRISEKTNCYTISDKSRNIAGGVLEAIFYMKNTFSER; from the coding sequence ATGATATTTGATGAGATCATTGTTGTACGGGGCGGAGGAGACTTAGCTACTGGTACAATCCATAAGCTTCACAGGTGTGGATTTAGAGTATTGGTTTTAGAAACACCGGAACCTACCTCCATTAGAAGAAAAGTTTCATTTAGTGAAGCCATTTATGAGGGCAAAATACAAGTCGAGGGTATTACAGCAGTTCACGTGAAGGACTTAAATGAGATGATGAAGACATGGGATAATAAAAACATACCAGTTATGATAGATCCAAAAGGGACCTATATACAAAAACTAAAAGCAAGAGTCGTAGTTGACGCTATTCTAGCTAAAAAAAATCTAGGAACGACCAAGGATATGGCGGAGATAACGATAGCCTTGGGACCAGGGTTTACCGCAGGAGTAGATGTGGATGTGGTAATTGAAACATCTAGAGGACATAACTTAGGGAGACTGATTTTTGAAGGAGAAGCAGAAAAGAATACCGGTATACCAGGTGTGGTTGGAGGATATTCAAAGGAAAGGGTTTTTTATTCTCCCTGTGATGGAAAGATAGAGAATATAAAGGATATAGGAGAAATTGTAGAAAAAGATGAAGTGATTGCTTATGTGGAGAATATGCCTATCAAAGCAACAATGAATGGCGTACTAAGAGGCATCATCAGAAATAGAAGTGAGGTAAAGGCAGGATTAAAAATAGCAGATATAGACCCTCGGATCTCGGAAAAAACTAATTGTTATACTATTTCTGACAAATCTAGAAATATCGCAGGTGGTGTATTAGAAGCGATCTTTTACATGAAAAATACGTTTTCCGAACGATAA
- a CDS encoding FAD binding domain-containing protein gives MFTVKEFLQPETMEEAYNTLINNRNNTILGGSAFLRMGSKKIGTAVDLSKLELNYIKDEDDSIEIGGYTTFRALETSPLLMKHFNGVLASSVKNIIGVQFRSIVTVGASVFSRYGFSDLITALLALDTEVELYKAGRMSLDDFLKKPYEKDILISLFIKKNQRQASYQDLRNSASDYPILNVAVSRLDHQWRIVVGARPQRAVIAKKASEELSNTLTFNQLEDYINTAAEELTFGTNERGTAKYRQAMCKVLVKRGIMEVLQCK, from the coding sequence ATGTTTACGGTAAAAGAGTTCCTACAGCCAGAAACAATGGAGGAGGCCTATAACACACTTATAAACAACAGAAATAACACAATACTAGGCGGAAGTGCTTTTTTAAGAATGGGCTCAAAGAAAATCGGAACAGCAGTAGATTTATCTAAGCTGGAACTGAATTATATAAAAGATGAAGATGATTCTATTGAAATTGGAGGATATACAACCTTCAGAGCACTTGAGACTAGTCCATTGCTAATGAAGCATTTTAATGGTGTACTTGCTAGCTCAGTAAAGAATATTATTGGTGTTCAATTCAGAAGCATCGTTACAGTAGGGGCTTCAGTTTTTTCAAGATATGGTTTTTCAGATTTAATCACAGCATTACTAGCTTTAGATACAGAAGTAGAACTATATAAAGCCGGCAGAATGTCTTTAGATGATTTTTTAAAAAAGCCTTATGAGAAAGATATCTTAATTAGTTTATTTATAAAGAAAAATCAAAGACAAGCCTCCTATCAGGATTTAAGAAATTCCGCAAGTGATTATCCTATACTAAATGTGGCGGTTTCAAGACTTGATCATCAGTGGAGGATTGTAGTGGGGGCAAGACCACAAAGGGCTGTTATTGCTAAAAAAGCTTCAGAAGAGCTTTCTAATACCTTAACCTTTAATCAGTTAGAGGATTATATAAATACGGCTGCTGAAGAATTAACTTTTGGAACCAACGAAAGAGGTACAGCTAAATATAGACAAGCAATGTGTAAGGTATTGGTTAAGAGGGGGATTATGGAGGTACTACAATGCAAATAG